TGCTTGCATTAGCTTTGGTAGGTCCTTGTGCCTGGCCTTAACTAGGGTGAAATACACCTCAGTTGCTTGAAAAAGTCATTTGTACTGGAATGCATCTGTCAGTTCCAAAAtgtgatatttatatctataaatattgctTCCAAAAGACCTACCCTGACTCCCATGAACAgagatttcaaaaatattctacAATGGAATCACGCCTATCTTGTCTCTTTTAACAGGACAAAGTCACAATCATTacatatgacaaatatatttatatgtgtttgtatatatatatatatatatatgtatataaatgtatgtaattgtgtgtgtgtacatatgtatatatatatattttaatattttgcttaggcataccgagatgtatgtgtatttacatatatctatgtatgtgtgtatatatatatatatgtgtgtatgtacatatgtgtatgtatatatgtgtatgtacatatgtgtatgtatatatgtgtgtgtatatatgtatatatatgtgtgcatatgtacatatgtgtgtgtgtgtatatatatataacgtgagagagttaggggttgggggttcaacccactaagggatagtatctatccagtatactgatgggagggtacccaattattgctatactaggtgcaatcaatgggagcgggtaaaagtggaggtttttaccccaaatttgtataacaattagaaaatgaaggataatatgctgaacctaactacttgcagacggtgtatcccgttgaattcaaaagtgacaaaaaaagaaagaaaaagaaagaaagaaccaaagcacaggtgtctatggcagactatgttattttgccaacatggtttacatatagaagtacataaggaattagaggatgaacagaagtttaatcttacagctgtttcggcctaattttagcaagccccattctatccgaatattcctttccggagtgattatcggatgacattttgaaatggggttatATGCCCGNNNNNNNNNNNNNNNNNNNNNNNNNNNNNNNNNNNNNNNNNNNNNNNNNNNNNNNNNNNNNNNNNNNNNNNNNNNNNNNNNNNNNNNNNNNNNNNNNNNNNNNNNNNNNNNNNNNNNNNNNNNNNNNNNNNNNNNNNNNNNNNNNNNNNNNNNNNNNNNNNNNNNNNNNNNNNNNNNNNNNNNNNNNNNNNNNNNNNNNNNNNNNNNNNNNNNNNNNNNNNNNNNNNNNNNNNNNNNNNNNNNNNNNNNNNNNNNNNNNNNNNNNNNNNNNNNNNNNNNNNNNNNNNNNNNNNNNNNNNNNNNNNNNNNNNNNNNNNNNNNNNNNNNNNNNNNNNNNNNNNNNNNNNNNNNNNNNNNNNNNNNNNNNNNNNNNNNNNNNNNNNNNNNNNNNNNNNNNNNNNNNNNNNNNNNNNNNNNNNNNNNNNNNNNNNNNNNNNNNNNNNNNNNNNNNNNNNNNNNNNNNNNNNNNNNNNNNNNNNNNNNNNNNNNNNNGGATGTCCCCTTACtcccatgtgtgcatatacaagtttttataagcaaacattccaccacatacgttgtttgtggCATCAGCTCTATTAGTCGTATCTAGAaagctgtaagtgttttttagacaggaagttttgttgagtgtgtgtgtgtcatttctgtatatattggaaggttctatgtagaagttcattttatacaagctattaatgttctagtaggaataacagtgatgatgacaacaacaacaacaataatatgccaaactttcaaacttagCGGTGTAAGATATCCTGTTgcctcttccatatatatatatatatatatatatatgtttaagagaaatggaaaatggagacaaatgcACAAGATGTtacttaaatcatttatatcgcTGAAATATATGTTTCGATGGATACATTAATCCGGGAGGAAAAATAATGTGGAATAATGTATCAGTCTTATCAGGGAGGAGATTATCAATAACAATGTTCATTAATGAACCATTTTTACAGATGTAACAAATTAtaatgtacagggtgtcccagaagtCACACACCATTCTGGTttgtattagaaataattttttaatgataatgtgACTGGTGAAACCTATTTAGAgctcctcttttactcttttacttgtttcagtcttttgactgtggccatgctggagcaccgccttttagtcgagcaaatcgaccccaggacttattctttagaagcctagtacttattctatcgaaaaatcttttgtcgaaccgctaagttacggggacataaacacaccagcatcggttgtcaagcgatgttggggggacaaacacacacatacaaacatacacatacatatatatatatacatatatacgacgggcttctttcagtttccgtctaccaaatccactcacaaggctttggtcggcccgaggctatagtagaagacacttgcccaagatgccgcgcagtgggactgaacccgggaccatgtggttggtaagctagctacttaccacacagccactcctgcaaacTTTCTTGTTTGATTACCTTCAGGATCTTCCCATaattccccataacttagcggttcggcaaaagagaccaatagaataagtactagacatccaaagaataagtctgggggcgatttgctcaactaaaggcagtgctccagcatggccacagtcaaatgactgaaacaagtaaaagagtaaaagtagctGTCTATATTGGAATAGTTTGTTCTCACTCTGTTATTTTGCATTCACAGGACTCAGATGATTCTGATATTTGGGATGATACAGCACTTATTAAAGCTTATGACAATGCAGTTGATAACATAAAGgtgtgtaaattatattttcagtttcttttctcatCACATTGCTGTTTTGCGTAATCATTGCAATATGCAGTGATTGACCATGTTGAGTAGAATatgacgtgtgtatatgttcttgagtggaggcgcaatggcccagtggttaaggcagcggactcgcggtcataggatcgcggtttcgattcccacaccgggcgttgtgagtgtttattgagcgaaaacacctaaaagctccacgaggctccggcaggggatggtcgcgaaccctgctgtactctttcaccacaactttctctcactcttacttcttgtttctgttgtgcctgtaattcaaagggtcagctttgtcacactgagtcacgctgaatatccctgagaagtacgttaagggtacacgtgtctgtagagtgctcagccacttgcacgttaatttcacgagcaggctgttccgttgatcggatcaactggaaccctcgacgtcgtaagcgacggagtaccaacaataTGTTCTTGTCTTGAGTTTATTGTTTgtgaattttttgttgttttttttttctgtatatttatgaacATTCTGGTACTGATTTGATAGATAGTGATTTGTTGATTAAATTGATGTTTCAGGCACAACTTGATGATAAAATGGACTCTGAACAAAGCCCATCTAATGAGAAGGTAAATTGTCAACAAAgtagaaaaagcaaaaaacagacaaagaaaaaaaataaatgcaaggtaaaaaattttttaaatgattggTTTTCATCATTTGACTCAAGGCTGACagagtgtttgtttatttttgtcatttatctttattattatctttctctgCTAGTATTGGTGAAATACtagtagaaaccataccaaaacaaacattTGAGCTCAGCACAGTCCAATAACTTGCcagatcctgttgaactgtccaactcatttcagcatagaaaaaaaaatagacattaacTAATTATGGTGATGATATAAACAAGATGGTTTTTTGGAAAATTCTAAAATTTGTATATTAACTATctatacaggtgcaggcatggctgtgtggtaagaagatagcttcccaaccacatagttccaggttcagtcccacttcatggcaccttgggcaagtgtcatctactatagcctcaggccaaccaaagccttgtgagtagatttagtagaagcctgttgtatatcattgctattatgcaaaagtgtcataagtccaaaacgttgctttttaagaaaaaaaaaaatagtttcacaattccatttctttttacgtTAGCAGCAGTGTCAGCTTAAcgataatactttgttgggtgcataaaattgtaactctatgcatgtatgatattttcagtcagaaatgaTTTTGTAAAACTGTCATATGTTGGACTtgctacacttttgaaaaatgctcagacttactacactttgacaattttcatatcttggcatctgaagcagctggagatacaatagtttgaccaaaagaaccagctattacaagcaaaaatgaatattgaacaaaatgcatttggccaaatttggacatatgacagtttaacataataacaagatatatatatatatatataNNNNNNNNNNNNNNNNNNNNNNNNNNNNNNNNNNNNNNNNNNNNNNNNNNNNNNNNNNNNNNNNNNNNNNNNNNNNNNNNNNNNNNNNNNNNNNNNNNNNNNNNNNNNNNNNNNNNNNNNNNNNNNNNNNNNNNNNNNNNNNNNNNNNNNNNNNNNNNNNNNNNNNNNNNNNNNNNNNNNNNNNNNNNNNNNNNNNNNNNNNNNNNNNNNNNNNNNNNNNNNNNNNNNNNNNNNNNNNNNNNNNNNNNNNNNNNNNNNNNNNNNNNNNNNNNNNNNNNNNNNNNNNNNNNNNNNNNNNNNNNNNNNNNNNNNNNNNNNNNNNNNNNNNNNNNNNNNNNNNNNNNNNNNNNNNNNNNNNNNNNNNNNNNNNNNNNNNNNNNNNNNNNNNNNNNNNNcaatcaacggaacagcctgctcgtgaaattaacgtgcaagtggctgagcactccacagacacgtgtgcccttaacgtagttctcggggatgttcagcgtgacacagtgtgacaaggctgaccctttgaattacaggcacaacagaaacaggaagtaagagtgagagaaagttgtagtgaaagagtacagcagggttcgccaccatcccctgccggagcctcgtggagctttaggtgttttcgctcaataaacactcacaacgcccggtctgggaatcgaaaccgcgatcctatgaccgcgagtccgctgccttaaccactgggccattgcgcctccactaggaAATAGTAAATCAACAAATTCAGGTTATTATTGATAGTTTATTTATCAATAAGAATGTCCAAATATTCATCAAAAATTATCAGTCTCAAACTTTTTCTTACcatacattgttgaaatatactgactttgtctcaattaattttggaaataatggagatttaggaaaataactttgttgttaaaaatcggattttggaacataaatcaccatgaaattttgatgaaaggttttaattttgatcattttaaagcagggaaagcaaatttcttaatcacacaccaATGCCTTGTACCTATGTTGGAAATAATTATGAGTTGATGTTTAACATACGGACAGagaggcaggcaggtaggcatgGTTTATCTAAGATTATGTTATCCaatgttttcttccatttttaagatggcagACTGTGTTTTGAGTacaattttgactgctatttctagtagattgagcAGTCTCATAATGACCAAGATCAGTTTTGGCGTTCATTTTTTGTGGGGGtcattaaagtaccagtcacatactaaGGTTGACAGaatcaactaaaaaaaatgtcaggctttgtacCATTACTGGAAACAACTATAATTATATGAGTTAATGGTCTGAGAAATAGACAAGCAGAACATGTGtgctatttgtatttttgttttgcaagaaaTGATCGTGGTTGTATTACTTTCTCTTCTTACACCTAACACAAAACATGAGTTATGTATGTGCAACACAGTATAATGCAAGAAAGATGTATGAAGTGCATGCATGTGCTATTAACACTCATGTTGAGGCATGCctcagtgtacatgtatataagtatgtataatgcTGCAATTAataattcagttatttttttGGTATGTTGTTGTCCTTCAGTGGAAAGTTGGAGATGAGTGCCTAGCTACCTACACAGAAGACTGTTTACTTTATGAAGCCAAAATAATATCAGTCAACTATGAAGATGATACTTGTTTTGTCCGCTACTCTGGTTATGGCAATGAAGAACAGCAAAAGTTATGTGACCTGCTTTTACCTGATCCCAAATCTTTCACTTCAGATGTTCaggtatatttaatttatttattctaacaTTCATTACTTAGAGTCCTGATTttattaacttttgttttttcaaatttgTCTGGATTACATccttaaaacaataacaactaaaaatCACTTATtatttcgtgccggtggcacgtaaaagcacccactacactctctgagtggttggcgttaggaagggcatccagctgtataaactctgccaaatcagattggagcctggtgtagccatctggttcaccagtcctcagtcaaatcgtccaacccatgctagcatggaaagcggacgttaaacaatgatgatgatgattgtgatgattcTCATTCTTTACACAATTAGTGTATCTTATTGTGAGTTTTATCAATTAGTCAATTAGTTCTTATTGTTTAATCTGTTGTCATGGAATCCCTGTCACCTGATTcagcaaacctgtgatcaaaggcagcAGCCCAGGTTCGATTTTGTTTTAAGCTAATGTAAATCGACAACTGCAATATCTAGTGTATCCTTcccttttttaaagacagtaagtGGTGATTTTCACAGCACCAGCCCTGGAAACATCATCATGTTCCTGCTAAAACAAGACTGAGGATTCTCTCAATTCTATAATTTCTCCATTCATTTCTCTACCACTTCACAAAATTTACTTGGTGCTACCATTCAAGAACagaggttgatgaaatcaactaaaaaaatttcaggccatgaTGTACTTTAACATGTCATCACTACTTATGGAGTTGCCTGGCCCTAGGATCATTAAAGATACCCTGGCCCTCCGTTCATTAAAGATACCCTGACCATTAGTGGGAGAAGAAAAGGCAATTGCAAAGGATATATTAGGATGAGATGGAGAGTAGGGCATTTTCAGAAATAGTTTTAGAAGAGTAATTGTAGGTAACAGGAGTGTGTAAAGAGAATGATAGTAGAAGCAAAGGGAAATAGCAGCTGCCAATTCATAGGTAAAGGGGAGAGAGCTGTTGGTGGGTTGCTGTATGATCAGCAGTAAGAGAGCATATACAAGGGagttctgaaaagttcctggctttaagggtattttgaaaagcctggctggaggcccaaccttccaagttcttttacagggcttagaaatacTGAAGGGCCACTCCAATaaatgtatgaatctgagagggaaatatattggataaaatcataattaactgatcctcttgtattttcttttacccaaaaccaggaacttttcagcacccccgtGTACACTCAAACAGAATCCACAGAGACTGTTATTGGTCTGTGTCAGCCAGACTTGTATTATTTAGTAAAAGTGATAAAAGTAGTACAGTGAAGTTGCTGTGGGAAATGGAAAGTCAATCATCTTAGATAGAATCTTTCCTCTGGTAAAAATTAACAGGAATGAAATTAAAGAGAGACAGCAGCATCTTACATTCTCTAAGTTAGAAAAACTGGTTGTAAGTGATTAGGAATGCAGGACCAGGGGTGCTTCATATGTAGACAGAAAGTGGTAAGAGTGAGAAATTGGATGAGATAGGTAGGAGATAAAAGGTATGGAATTAGGAAGAGAAGAATGATGGATGACAGTAAGGAGTGATTATTTGCATCTATTTTAATTAGCATTCTTATGTGTTAAAATTTTAGGTGGATTCCAGCAAATTTTACCACAATGAACCAGCACAATCACAGAAAAGTCACAAAAAGCGATCTGGTAAAAACAAATCAGCTAAAGGTAAAAATTGTGACAAAACCAGTTCAAATCCCTGGATGCCACCATTCTTAGGAATGCCTAATGGTGCAGTAAGTATTTTTCTGTATCTTTATTTTCCCTTCATTTTgtactaactactactaccaccaccactacttactattattgagtgagtgagctaaacatgccatcaaagtgacactggagtacaactatatgaagcccaatatactcatcattaCTACCcaactgataagggtacactcgtcacatgcatcacaaccatatgtacatgaCATGGTGATtgcataccaagataaacagctcataactttgcaggtggggcccagttagaatttccttcaggttgagtagcccattccactcaaactgtccctgaataaggtttgtttaaggatggtgaacAAAACATCTATGTtgccagaggtgaattattcaaaccccaaagaatttctcccaacacatggctatgatgctcccctcactacttctgctcatgatcagagatgcacatatcgtcagccattaagagacatgttcaactggttatgttcaagcaactgacaagccaatctgtggta
The genomic region above belongs to Octopus bimaculoides isolate UCB-OBI-ISO-001 chromosome 2, ASM119413v2, whole genome shotgun sequence and contains:
- the LOC106871802 gene encoding survival motor neuron protein isoform X3, with amino-acid sequence MDKTLEQQPTHDSDDSDIWDDTALIKAYDNAVDNIKAQLDDKMDSEQSPSNEKVNCQQSRKSKKQTKKKNKCKWKVGDECLATYTEDCLLYEAKIISVNYEDDTCFVRYSGYGNEEQQKLCDLLLPDPKSFTSDVQVDSSKFYHNEPAQSQKSHKKRSGKNKSAKGKNCDKTSSNPWMPPFLGMPNGANPFAGMYAPPWAGMPSPHRHMNLPNIPPPPPPMASWDMDNNEALCSMLMSWYMSGYHTGYYQGLKSKQN
- the LOC106871802 gene encoding survival motor neuron protein isoform X1, producing MKITLELYALQRHQFSDSDDSDIWDDTALIKAYDNAVDNIKAQLDDKMDSEQSPSNEKVNCQQSRKSKKQTKKKNKCKWKVGDECLATYTEDCLLYEAKIISVNYEDDTCFVRYSGYGNEEQQKLCDLLLPDPKSFTSDVQVDSSKFYHNEPAQSQKSHKKRSGKNKSAKGKNCDKTSSNPWMPPFLGMPNGANPFAGMYAPPWAGMPSPHRHMNLPNIPPPPPPMASWDMDNNEALCSMLMSWYMSGYHTGYYQGLKSKQN
- the LOC106871802 gene encoding survival motor neuron protein isoform X2, with the translated sequence MSETNGYLVFQRGQDSDDSDIWDDTALIKAYDNAVDNIKAQLDDKMDSEQSPSNEKVNCQQSRKSKKQTKKKNKCKWKVGDECLATYTEDCLLYEAKIISVNYEDDTCFVRYSGYGNEEQQKLCDLLLPDPKSFTSDVQVDSSKFYHNEPAQSQKSHKKRSGKNKSAKGKNCDKTSSNPWMPPFLGMPNGANPFAGMYAPPWAGMPSPHRHMNLPNIPPPPPPMASWDMDNNEALCSMLMSWYMSGYHTGYYQGLKSKQN
- the LOC106871802 gene encoding survival motor neuron protein isoform X4 — encoded protein: MDSEQSPSNEKVNCQQSRKSKKQTKKKNKCKWKVGDECLATYTEDCLLYEAKIISVNYEDDTCFVRYSGYGNEEQQKLCDLLLPDPKSFTSDVQVDSSKFYHNEPAQSQKSHKKRSGKNKSAKGKNCDKTSSNPWMPPFLGMPNGANPFAGMYAPPWAGMPSPHRHMNLPNIPPPPPPMASWDMDNNEALCSMLMSWYMSGYHTGYYQGLKSKQN